The Desulfomicrobium macestii nucleotide sequence CGGCCATCGGCCTCGCCCTTGGCGCTCTTGGAACGGCCATGGCCTCGGTCATGAGCGGATTTCTGACCCTTTCCGTCTGGCAGATGCCGCTGGTCATCGGCGGCCTCGTGCTCATGATCTCGGGCCCGTCCATGCTCATCGCCTACCTGAAACTCCGCCAGCGCAATCTGGCTCCCATTCTCGATGCCGGCGGCTGGGCCGTGAACACCAAGGCCCGCATCAACATCCCCTTCGGAGCCACGCTGACCACTCTGGCCGAGCTGCCGGAAGGCGCCAAGCGTTCCACAGTGGATCCCTTTGCGGACAAGAAGACGCCCTGGAAAAAATGGGCCGTGTTGCTGGCCCTTTTCATGGCTCTCGGGATGGCCTGGGACAAGGGCTACATCCAGCAGATATTCGCCAACTTGCGCCCGCTCTTCTCAAGCGAACAGACCAACGCCACCACCGAGACACCGGCTCCGGCCGACGCGCCCGCTGCCACTGCCCCGGAGAGTCAGGCCGAGCCGGCCAAAAAACAATAACCCCCGCCGGGCCAGGGGTCCGGCGCACAGGAATCTTAACATGTTCAAACGCGTGCAATCACCCGAGGAACAGCTTCGGGTGATGATGGTCCGGGCCATCGTGTTCATGGAGGAACAGGGTATCGCCCATGCCGATGAAATGGACATGCATGATGCCACGGCTCTGCACATTCTTGGCGAAATAGACGGCGAACCCGTGGCCTGCGGACGGATTCGCCACCAGGGCGACCGGGCCTTCCTGCAACGTCTGGCCGTGCGCCGCGCGTGGCGTGGGCAGGGGCTCGGCAGCGCGCTTCTCGGTTTCATGCTCGAAGAATGCCGCAAGGACGGATTCAGTCGCTTCGACCTTCACGCCCAGACCCAGGCGATAGGATTCTATCTAAGACACGGCTTCACGACCTGCGGGGAAGAGTTCGAGGAGGCGGGCATACCACATGTGCACATGTGGCTGCGCGACACGACGCCGGAATGATCACGGCTCCCGCGTGCAAAGCCGTAATGGGTGCGCTTGGGGTTTTGTTCAGCTAA carries:
- a CDS encoding GNAT family N-acetyltransferase, with amino-acid sequence MFKRVQSPEEQLRVMMVRAIVFMEEQGIAHADEMDMHDATALHILGEIDGEPVACGRIRHQGDRAFLQRLAVRRAWRGQGLGSALLGFMLEECRKDGFSRFDLHAQTQAIGFYLRHGFTTCGEEFEEAGIPHVHMWLRDTTPE